One genomic region from Thunnus maccoyii chromosome 16, fThuMac1.1, whole genome shotgun sequence encodes:
- the gja10a gene encoding gap junction protein alpha 10 a: MGDWNLLGSILEEVHIHSTIVGKIWLTILFIFRMLILGAAAEDVWDDEQSEFVCNTDQPGCKAVCYDRAFPISLIRFWVLQVIFVSAPSLVYMGHALYCIRALEKERHRKRAQLKEEMDEAELGLDEQKRMERELKRLDEQRRVKKAPLRGSLLRTYIIHILTRSLVEVSFILGQYVLYGIQLEPLYKCERLPCPNSVDCYISRPTEKTIFMVFMIAIAGVSLFLNILEISHLGIRKIKQTLYGERYMEDDSLIYKSKGKASLPHLCVMSNVSPYNGPLTQTFKVIPEADMKPPNYNAGLKANQEALRHNSLAHLGHSQTSYICPQPRMPPKSSQNCSIQAPQTHEGPEVHTTMVDHHPAWGSATSNVEGSAPSHQKDTHEGEHPHPSHLEALLSSSTLRPRAIRDLREDERRESMGSEVLLPNPRKTSFMIRPPSESLSSISGCTSPSLHTSEESDELGSLQGDMPMMPPPGGRRMSMSMFLDISSIMKK, encoded by the coding sequence ATGGGTGACTGGAACCTGCTGGGCAGCATCCTAGAAGAGGTCCACATTCATTCCACCATCGTGGGCAAGATCTGGCTTACCATACTCTTCATTTTCCGCATGCTGATCCTGGGAGCAGCTGCTGAGGATGTATGGGATGATGAGCAGTCTGAATTTGTTTGCAACACTGACCAGCCAGGCTGCAAGGCAGTCTGTTATGACCGTGCCTTCCCCATCTCTCTCATTCGCTTCTGGGTCCTGCAGGTGATCTTTGTCTCTGCCCCCTCACTGGTCTACATGGGCCATGCCCTCTACTGCATCCGAGCGCTGGAGAAGGAGCGCCACCGGAAACGAGCCCAGCtgaaggaggagatggatgAAGCTGAGCTGGGATTGGATGAACAAAAGCGCATGGAGAGGGAGCTGAAGAGGCTGGATGAGCAGAGGAGGGTCAAGAAGGCTCCTCTCAGGGGCTCCCTGTTGAGAACCTACATCATCCATATCCTTACACGCTCTTTGGTGGAGGTCTCCTTCATCCTGGGCCAGTATGTACTCTATGGTATCCAACTTGAGCCACTCTATAAATGTGAAAGGCTGCCTTGCCCCAACAGTGTAGACTGTTACATCTCCAGGCCCACAGAGAAGACCATTTTCATGGTCTTCATGATTGCAATCGCTGGTGTGTCACTTTTCCTCAACATTCTGGAGATATCCCACCTGGGCATCAGGAAAATCAAACAGACACTCTATGGAGAGAGGTACATGGAAGATGACAGTTTGATTTACAAGTCCAAGGGGAAGGCGTCCTTACCGCACCTTTGTGTAATGAGCAATGTATCACCTTACAATGGGCCGTTGACTCAGACCTTCAAAGTGATTCCAGAGGCAGACATGAAGCCTCCTAATTACAATGCCGGGCTCAAAGCCAACCAGGAGGCCCTGAGACACAACAGCCTGGCTCATCTGGGACACAGTCAGACCAGCTACATTTGCCCCCAACCAAGGATGCCACCCAAGTCTAGCCAGAACTGCTCAATCCAAGCCCCCCAAACCCATGAAGGTCCAGAGGTCCACACAACCATGGTGGACCACCATCCAGCTTGGGGTTCTGCTACGTCCAACGTAGAGGGAAGTGCACCAAGCCATCAAAAAGATACCCATGAGGGAGAGCACCCTCACCCCAGCCATTTGGAGGCTCTGCTGTCCAGTAGCACCTTAAGGCCCAGGGCTATCAGAGACCTGCGCGAGGATGAGCGTAGGGAGTCAATGGGGAGTGAGGTCCTGCTCCCCAACCCCAGGAAGACCAGCTTCATGATCAGGCCACCATCTGAGAGCTTGTCGTCAATCAGTGGCTGCACAAGCCCTTCATTACATACCTCGGAGGAGTCGGATGAACTGGGCTCCCTGCAGGGAGACATGCCCATGATGCCGCCTCCTGGGGGGCGGAGAATGTCAATG